One genomic window of Arvicola amphibius chromosome 4, mArvAmp1.2, whole genome shotgun sequence includes the following:
- the Lig4 gene encoding DNA ligase 4 has product MAASQSPQTVAAHVPFADLCSTLERIHKSKDRAEKIRHFKEFLDSWRKFHDALHKNKKDVLDSFYPAMRLILPQLERERMAYGIKETMLAKLYIELLNLPREGKDALKLLNYRTPSGARTDAGDFAMIAYFVLKPRCLQKGSLTIQQVNELLDLVASNNSGKRKDLVKKSLLQLISQSSALEQKWLIRMIIKDLKLGVSQQTILNVFHNDAVELHNVTTDLQKVCQQLHDPSTGLSDISISLFSAFKPMLAAVADVERVEKDMKQQSFYIETKLDGERMQMHKDGAVYRYFSRNGYNYTDQFGASPEEGSLTPFIHDAFRTDVQECILDGEMMAYAPTTQTFMQKGVKFDIKRMVEDSDLQTCYCVFDVLMVNNKKLGRETLRKRYEILSNTLTPIQGRIEIVQKKLAHTKNEVVDALNEAIDNREEGIMVKHPLSIYKPDKRGEGWLKIKPEYVTGLMDELDLLIVGGYWGKGSRGGMMSHFLCAVAEAPPHGERPSVFHSLCRVGSGYTMKELYDLGLKLAKYWKPFHKKSPPSSILCGTEKPEVYIEPHHSVIVQIKAAEIVPSDMYKTGTTLRFPRIEKIRDDKEWHECMTLGDLEELRGRASGKLATKHLHVGDDDEPREKRRKPVSKMKKTIGIIEHLKAPNLSNVSKVSNVFEDVEFCVMTGMEGHPKPDLENRIAELGGCIVQNPGPETYCVIAGRRGIRVRNIISSDEHDVVKPEWLLECCKTRTCVPWQPRFMVHMCPSTKQHFAREYDCYGDSYFVDTDLEQLKEVFSGIKPREQQTPEEVAPVIADLESRYSWDRSPLSMFRHCTVYLDLYAVVNDLSSKIEATRLGVTALELRFHGARVASCLSEGVSHVIVGDDQSRVADFKAFRRTLKKKFKILQERWVTDSVDKCELQDESRYLL; this is encoded by the coding sequence ATGGCCGCCTCACAGTCTCCACAAACCGTTGCAGCTCATGTCCCCTTTGCAGACTTATGTTCCACGTTGGAACGGATACATAAAAGTAAAGACCGTGCAGAGAAAATCAGGCACTTCAAGGAATTTTTAGATTCTTGGCGGAAATTTCACGATGCCCTTCATAAGAACAAGAAGGATGTTCTAGACTCCTTTTACCCAGCCATGAGACTTATTCTTCCtcagttagagagagagaggatggcgTATGGTATCAAAGAAACCATGCTTGCCAAGCTTTACATCGAATTACTGAATTTACCAAGGGAAGGCAAGGACGCCCTGAAGCTCCTAAATTATCGAACACCGAGTGGCGCTCGCACGGATGCTGGGGACTTTGCGATGATTGCGTACTTCGTGTTGAAGCCACGGTGCTTACAGAAAGGAAGCTTAACCATACAGCAGGTGAATGAACTCTTGGACTTAGTTGCCAGCAATAATTCTGGCAAAAGAAAAGACCTAGTAAAAAAGAGCCTTCTCCAGTTGATATCTCAGAGTTCAGCCCTGGAGCAAAAGTGGCTGATTCGCATGATCATTAAAGACTTAAAGCTTGGTGTCAGTCAGCAAACGATACTTAACGTTTTTCATAATGACGCAGTTGAGTTGCACAACGTCACCACAGATCTGCAGAAGGTCTGCCAGCAACTCCATGACCCCTCCACAGGGCTCAGCGATATCTCTATCAGTCTCTTTTCTGCCTTTAAGCCGATGCTAGCCGCCGTTGCCGATGTGGAGCGCGTGGAAAAGGACATGAAACAGCAGAGTTTCTACATCGAGACCAAGCTGGACGGCGAACGCATGCAGATGCACAAAGACGGGGCGGTGTACCGGTACTTCTCCAGAAACGGCTATAACTACACCGATCAGTTTGGAGCATCCCCAGAGGAAGGCTCCCTCACCCCCTTCATCCACGACGCCTTCCGGACAGACGTGCAAGAGTGCATCCTTGACGGTGAGATGATGGCCTACGCCCCGACCACGCAGACGTTCATGCAGAAGGGGGTCAAGTTCGACATCAAAAGGATGGTGGAGGATTCCGACCTGCAGACGTGTTACTGCGTCTTCGACGTGTTGATGGTTAATAATAAGAAGCTAGGGCGTGAGACCCTGAGGAAGAGATATGAGATCCTTAGCAATACGTTGACACCCATCCAGGGTCGAATAGAGATTGTGCAGAAGAAGCTAGCTCACACGAAGAACGAGGTGGTGGATGCCTTAAATGAAGCCATTGATAACAGAGAGGAGGGCATCATGGTCAAACACCCTCTGTCAATTTACAAACCAGACAAGAGAGGTGAAGGGTGGCTGAAAATTAAGCCGGAGTATGTCACTGGCTTAATGGACGAATTAGACCTCTTAATTGTGGGGGGCTACTGGGGCAAAGGTTCTCGAGGCGGCATGATGTCTCACTTTTTGTGTGCGGTGGCAGAAGCGCCGCCTCACGGTGAGAGGCCATCCGTGTTCCATTCTCTATGTCGTGTTGGGTCAGGATACACCATGAAGGAGCTCTATGATCTTGGCCTGAAATTGGCCAAATATTGGAAGCCTTTCCATAAGAAATCTCCACCGAGTAGCATTTTATGCGGCACAGAGAAGCCGGAAGTGTACATCGAGCCTCATCACTCCGTGATTGTCCAGATCAAGGCGGCAGAGATCGTCCCCAGTGACATGTACAAGACTGGGACCACGCTGCGCTTCCCGCGCATCGAGAAGATCAGAGATGACAAGGAGTGGCATGAGTGTATGACCCTGGGTGACTTGGAAGAGCTGAGGGGGAGGGCATCTGGGAAGCTTGCCACAAAGCACCTTCATGTCGGCGATGACGACGAACCTAGAGAAAAGAGACGAAAACCCGTCtccaaaatgaagaaaaccatCGGAATTATCGAACACTTGAAAGCGCCTAACCTCTCTAACGTAAGCAAGGTTTCTAACGTATTTGAGGATGTTGAGTTTTGTGTTATGACTGGGATGGAGGGCCATCCCAAGCCTGACCTGGAGAACAGAATTGCAGAACTTGGTGGCTGCATCGTGCAGAATCCAGGCCCAGAAACGTACTGTGTGATCGCAGGGCGCAGGGGCATCAGAGTGAGGAACATTATCTCCTCCGACGAACACGATGTCGTGAAGCCCGAGTGGCTGCTGGAGTGTTGTAAAACAAGAACGTGTGTGCCATGGCAGCCTCGCTTCATGGTTCACATGTGCCCGTCAACAAAGCAGCACTTTGCCCGTGAATATGATTGCTATGGAGATAGCTATTTTGTTGATACAGATTTGGAGCAACTGAAAGAAGTGTTCtcaggaattaaacccagggagCAGCAGACTCCTGAAGAAGTGGCCCCCGTGATCGCCGACCTAGAATCCCGCTATTCCTGGGATCGCTCTCCTCTCAGTATGTTTCGCCACTGCACCGTGTATCTGGACTTGTATGCTGTTGTCAACGACTTGAGCTCCAAAATCGAAGCAACGAGATTAGGTGTGACAGCACTCGAGCTGCGGTTTCATGGAGCCAGGGTAGCGTCCTGCTTATCTGAAGGGGTGTCTCATGTGATCGTTGGGGACGATCAGAGCCGAGTTGCAGACTTCAAAGCTTTCAGGAGGACTCTTAAGAAAAAGTTTAAGATCCTGCAAGAACGTTGGGTGACCGATTCAGTAGACAAGTGTGAGCTGCAGGATGAAAGTCGGTATTTGCTCTAG